From one Haloferax marinisediminis genomic stretch:
- a CDS encoding Hvo_1808 family surface protein, producing MRLTGLRALFVAALLVLAGCAAPTATPGAASGDTSPPATPDPDREGFSDPETDVLGWENGYWYDEPIAVDQSDGLNESELDAYVSRGMARVEHIRELEFQQTVPVNVISRDEYRTQNANRSGSPDSEFNRWNDQVWEALFITGESQGSADAISETTGSAVLGFYSPTDDEIKIVTDSTGAPTIDNATLIHELQHALQDQNFDLTDSRFRGETQDGDLAIDGVVEGDAKLVELMYTEKCNSGAWDCVETPAANSSGGSSDGGSGPNLGILLTIFQPYSDGPVYLNTLYQDGGWEAVNDALRSPPVSSEQVIHVTNDTPTPITFEDEATNGWTTFSEQGVDGSDTVGEASIYAMFWYQARTTGAETIRLQTIVETDAQYDTYNYDAAPSEGWGNDRVFPYQNEAGAETEYGYVWVTQWDSDGDAREFEDAYLNILEANGATQQADGIYVIEQGAFNDAFRVVRTGDRVVIVNGPTPADVNEIRPSLAS from the coding sequence ATGCGATTGACTGGCTTACGTGCCCTCTTCGTCGCTGCTCTCTTGGTTCTCGCTGGGTGCGCTGCCCCCACCGCGACACCCGGTGCAGCAAGTGGCGACACGTCTCCCCCCGCGACGCCGGACCCCGACAGAGAAGGATTCTCCGACCCAGAAACCGACGTTCTCGGGTGGGAGAACGGTTACTGGTACGACGAACCGATTGCAGTCGACCAGTCTGATGGTCTCAACGAGTCCGAACTCGACGCGTACGTCAGTCGCGGCATGGCACGGGTCGAACACATACGGGAACTCGAATTCCAGCAGACGGTCCCCGTGAACGTCATCTCTCGGGACGAGTACCGAACGCAGAACGCCAACCGGTCTGGGTCGCCAGACTCCGAGTTCAACCGCTGGAACGACCAGGTGTGGGAAGCACTCTTCATCACCGGTGAGTCCCAAGGCAGTGCAGACGCCATCTCGGAGACGACCGGAAGTGCCGTCCTCGGATTCTACTCGCCGACCGACGACGAAATCAAAATCGTCACCGACTCGACGGGCGCGCCGACCATCGACAACGCCACGCTGATTCACGAACTCCAGCACGCCCTCCAAGACCAGAACTTCGACCTGACCGACTCGCGCTTCCGTGGTGAGACGCAGGACGGTGACCTCGCAATCGACGGCGTCGTCGAAGGCGACGCGAAACTCGTCGAACTCATGTACACCGAAAAGTGCAACTCGGGTGCGTGGGACTGTGTGGAGACGCCCGCTGCGAACAGTTCTGGTGGGTCGTCCGATGGAGGAAGCGGACCGAATCTCGGAATCCTCCTCACGATCTTCCAACCGTACTCTGACGGTCCCGTCTACCTGAACACGCTCTACCAAGACGGTGGCTGGGAAGCCGTCAACGACGCGCTTCGCTCTCCACCCGTCTCGTCCGAGCAGGTCATCCACGTCACCAACGACACACCGACGCCCATCACGTTCGAAGACGAGGCCACGAACGGATGGACGACGTTCTCTGAGCAGGGCGTCGATGGGTCCGATACCGTCGGTGAGGCGTCTATCTACGCCATGTTCTGGTATCAGGCGCGCACGACCGGTGCCGAGACCATCCGCCTGCAGACCATCGTCGAGACGGACGCCCAGTACGACACGTACAACTACGACGCTGCACCCTCGGAGGGATGGGGGAACGACCGCGTGTTCCCGTACCAAAACGAGGCCGGCGCTGAGACCGAATACGGCTACGTCTGGGTGACGCAGTGGGACTCCGACGGTGACGCCCGCGAGTTCGAGGATGCGTATCTCAACATCCTCGAAGCCAACGGCGCGACCCAACAGGCTGACGGTATCTACGTCATCGAGCAAGGGGCGTTCAACGATGCTTTCCGTGTCGTCAGAACTGGTGACCGGGTCGTCATCGTCAACGGTCCGACGCCAGCAGACGTGAACGAGATTCGGCCGAGCCTCGCGTCCTGA
- a CDS encoding PaaI family thioesterase: MTDEFPAEAAAIVQRHIEEEHGYLSWLNTQVDAIDRGRIVMTIPYDEKLTNTVSPPTIHGGIAATLIDTAGGIALRTMLDDPLSGGVATINLNVNYLRRASGDLTAVAEVVRAGGSVGVSTITVVSTDPKEDEDVARRQSPSADWDDAVATGQGAYRLFRE; this comes from the coding sequence ATGACCGACGAGTTCCCTGCCGAGGCCGCGGCCATCGTCCAGCGGCACATCGAGGAGGAACACGGCTACCTCTCGTGGCTCAACACCCAGGTCGATGCCATCGACCGTGGTCGTATCGTGATGACCATCCCGTACGACGAGAAACTCACGAACACGGTCTCGCCACCCACCATCCACGGTGGTATCGCAGCGACGCTCATCGATACTGCGGGTGGCATCGCCCTTCGGACGATGCTCGACGACCCACTCTCCGGTGGTGTCGCCACGATCAACCTCAACGTGAACTACCTCCGCCGCGCGTCCGGCGACTTGACCGCCGTCGCCGAAGTCGTTCGGGCGGGCGGAAGCGTTGGCGTCAGCACCATCACCGTCGTCAGTACCGATCCGAAAGAAGACGAAGACGTCGCGCGACGGCAGTCGCCGTCGGCCGACTGGGACGACGCCGTGGCCACTGGGCAGGGCGCCTACCGACTCTTCAGAGAGTAA
- a CDS encoding PAS domain S-box protein, whose amino-acid sequence MNDSRVFLVGEDAAILAEGIERRGFAVETVDGRQDVFDTLDETVDGVVLDGSSDTDTDAEFVSRVRETVGPVPVYVLIDDPTQVSATVVLGGGIGIERSTAVEDTDALAARIERAIEFSQWATTSRDGDSLYRLIVEQSNDAIFIAQDTTFQFWNRRLTELTGLDDDELAGTAVLDIVHPDDREKVAEISKRRRRGEAAPESYDICIVDTDGDVRECSVNVQDIGYHGEYGVLVTMRDVTEQRATEAQFRSLIELARDVVTLVGADGHIRYQSPSIESVLGYDQGELVGTHIKDLVHPDDRETVMSAYEESFETGDGTDEPVRYRHRTADGSWRWLESVGANHIDTTVDGFVVTSRDVTEQRTYENQLQRYETIVESIHQGAYVADADGVLQYINEAAAERISIPRESLVGQHISVAHELGLLDEQQYDQIETVLEDVLVGESTGERFEVELSIGNDEFVIEFTITPIVDDEGEVSGAVGLSADITGRKRYQERLNALHVSTRRLSAATSKEAVADVVCDAAVEVLDYDLSGVFLYDESIDALVPTALSERAKQEFGEIPPFPRGASLSWEVFESNEPRLYSDVESNPRRYNPDTDITEELIVPITDHGVFLVGSHDAGELADQRITLAKVLASNTRAALDRVEREQLLRQREEELARQNEQLESFASAVSHDLQNPLNVATGYLELAREKHDSEELERVANAHDRMGAIIKDVLALARNGQTIDEVELLSLEAVATEAWDIAASDAPNATLELERDRDVLAHRGRLRQLLENLISNAIRHGGDDVTVRIGPLQDRSGFYVEDDGPGIAMSDRPRIFEAGFTTSSSGTGFGLNVVQSVVNAHGWSIWFSESRDGGARFEITTEEES is encoded by the coding sequence ATGAACGACTCCCGTGTCTTCCTCGTTGGTGAGGATGCCGCTATCCTCGCAGAGGGTATCGAACGGCGCGGGTTCGCTGTCGAGACAGTCGACGGGCGACAGGACGTCTTCGACACACTCGACGAGACGGTCGACGGCGTCGTCCTGGACGGCTCCTCCGACACCGACACTGACGCCGAGTTCGTCTCACGGGTCCGTGAGACAGTCGGACCGGTCCCCGTCTACGTCCTCATAGACGACCCCACACAGGTCTCTGCCACTGTCGTCCTCGGTGGCGGAATCGGTATCGAGCGGTCGACAGCAGTCGAGGACACAGACGCACTCGCCGCCCGTATCGAGCGCGCAATCGAGTTCTCCCAGTGGGCGACAACGTCCCGAGACGGCGACTCGTTGTATCGACTCATCGTCGAACAGAGCAACGACGCCATCTTCATCGCACAGGACACGACCTTCCAGTTCTGGAATCGCCGACTCACAGAACTGACCGGCCTCGACGATGACGAACTCGCTGGGACCGCCGTCTTGGACATCGTCCACCCCGACGACAGAGAAAAGGTCGCCGAGATATCCAAACGCAGACGACGTGGTGAAGCGGCACCGGAGAGTTACGACATCTGTATCGTCGACACTGACGGTGACGTCCGCGAGTGCTCGGTGAACGTGCAGGACATCGGGTACCACGGGGAGTACGGCGTCCTCGTCACGATGCGCGACGTGACAGAACAGCGCGCGACCGAAGCGCAGTTCCGAAGCCTCATCGAACTCGCACGCGACGTCGTGACGCTCGTCGGGGCCGACGGCCACATCCGCTACCAGAGCCCGTCTATCGAATCTGTCCTCGGATACGACCAAGGCGAATTGGTCGGGACGCACATCAAAGACCTCGTCCACCCCGACGACAGGGAGACGGTCATGTCCGCGTACGAGGAATCATTCGAGACGGGCGACGGAACCGACGAACCGGTTCGGTATCGTCACCGGACTGCAGACGGGTCGTGGCGATGGCTCGAATCCGTCGGGGCGAACCACATCGACACGACAGTCGATGGCTTCGTCGTGACCTCGCGCGACGTGACCGAGCAACGAACCTACGAGAACCAACTCCAGCGGTACGAGACCATCGTCGAGAGTATCCATCAGGGAGCCTACGTCGCCGACGCCGACGGCGTTCTTCAGTACATCAACGAGGCGGCAGCAGAGCGCATCTCGATTCCACGCGAGTCCCTCGTTGGCCAACACATCTCGGTCGCACACGAACTCGGCCTGCTCGACGAGCAACAGTACGACCAAATCGAGACTGTACTCGAAGACGTCCTCGTCGGCGAGAGTACCGGCGAGCGGTTCGAAGTGGAACTGTCGATTGGCAACGACGAGTTCGTCATTGAGTTCACTATCACGCCAATCGTCGACGACGAAGGCGAGGTTTCAGGTGCAGTGGGCCTCTCGGCCGACATCACCGGGCGAAAACGCTACCAGGAGCGACTCAACGCACTCCACGTCTCGACACGGCGCCTGAGCGCGGCAACCAGCAAAGAAGCGGTTGCGGACGTCGTCTGTGACGCTGCCGTCGAAGTGCTCGACTACGACCTCAGCGGCGTCTTTCTGTACGACGAATCAATCGACGCCCTCGTCCCGACGGCGCTCTCGGAACGGGCCAAACAGGAGTTTGGAGAGATACCACCGTTTCCGCGGGGAGCGAGTCTCTCGTGGGAAGTCTTCGAGTCCAACGAACCCCGCCTCTACAGCGACGTCGAGTCGAATCCGCGGCGGTACAACCCGGACACCGACATCACAGAGGAGTTGATCGTGCCGATAACCGACCACGGCGTGTTCCTGGTGGGGTCCCACGATGCAGGGGAGTTGGCCGACCAGCGCATCACACTGGCGAAAGTGCTGGCGTCGAACACTCGTGCAGCACTCGATCGGGTCGAACGCGAGCAACTCCTCCGACAGCGTGAGGAGGAACTCGCGCGGCAGAACGAACAACTGGAGTCGTTCGCGTCGGCCGTCTCACACGACTTACAGAACCCCCTCAACGTCGCGACAGGCTATCTCGAACTCGCCCGCGAGAAACACGATTCTGAGGAACTCGAACGCGTCGCAAACGCCCACGACCGGATGGGTGCAATCATCAAGGACGTTCTCGCACTCGCCCGAAACGGCCAGACGATCGACGAAGTCGAACTGTTGTCGCTCGAAGCAGTCGCGACAGAGGCGTGGGACATCGCCGCGTCGGACGCCCCGAATGCGACACTTGAACTCGAACGAGACAGAGACGTCCTCGCGCATCGGGGCCGTCTTCGGCAACTCCTTGAGAACCTCATCTCGAACGCGATTCGACACGGTGGTGACGACGTGACCGTCCGAATCGGGCCACTGCAAGACCGCTCTGGCTTCTACGTCGAAGACGATGGGCCCGGAATCGCGATGTCTGACCGCCCCCGTATCTTCGAAGCGGGGTTCACGACGAGTTCGAGCGGAACCGGGTTCGGGCTCAACGTCGTCCAGAGCGTCGTCAACGCCCACGGGTGGAGCATCTGGTTCTCCGAGAGCCGAGACGGAGGCGCGCGGTTCGAAATCACGACCGAAGAGGAATCCTGA
- a CDS encoding Hvo_1808 family surface protein: MNRRRLAAILSALLLVVSGCAAPVMNPNAASDDDVDTTTEWSWPDDPPTDRLGWENGYWYNETIEVNQSDGLNATEREAFVARTMARVEVIRELEFTEPVPVEVISRAEYRNESAIGTAPENESEALHADWNDQVWESLLLVGEDRTIDEVFGELYGGAVLGYYSPSDDEIVLISSDGDPVIDRRTLAHELHHALQDQHFGLDQSPSTQDEQLAENGLVEGDARYVDRLYEERCAAEWECVARPSGSGSSGGPFDYPVFLTIYAPYSEGPEFVSALHERGGWAAVDAAYANRPVSTEQIFDPSAYPDERPVDVRIEDRSSDAWTRYDHDPVGDTVGEASIFAMFWKHGAIDRDNLQRNTGAYSAYNYSAGPSSGWAGDLVVPYRPTSDETASANPHQRAYVWRTVWDTEEDARQFETTYVKTTLQLRLGAKRVAPNTYVVEDGPFADAYRVTRTGDTVTIVNAPTAAELDAVHRPA, from the coding sequence ATGAACCGGCGTCGACTCGCTGCGATTCTCTCGGCACTCCTCCTCGTCGTCTCAGGGTGTGCTGCACCCGTGATGAACCCCAACGCGGCGAGTGACGACGACGTCGACACCACAACCGAGTGGTCGTGGCCGGACGACCCACCGACGGACCGACTCGGATGGGAAAACGGCTACTGGTACAACGAGACGATAGAGGTGAACCAGTCCGACGGCCTCAACGCCACAGAACGTGAGGCGTTCGTCGCCCGGACGATGGCCCGCGTCGAGGTCATCCGCGAACTCGAATTTACTGAACCGGTCCCTGTGGAAGTCATCTCGCGTGCCGAGTACCGCAACGAGTCTGCCATCGGTACTGCCCCCGAAAACGAGTCTGAAGCACTCCACGCCGACTGGAACGACCAGGTGTGGGAATCGCTCCTGTTGGTCGGCGAAGACCGGACGATCGACGAGGTGTTCGGCGAACTCTACGGCGGTGCCGTCCTCGGCTACTACTCCCCGTCGGACGACGAAATCGTCCTCATCAGTTCCGATGGCGACCCGGTCATCGACCGACGAACGCTCGCCCACGAACTCCACCACGCCCTGCAGGACCAGCACTTCGGTCTCGACCAATCGCCATCGACCCAAGACGAGCAACTCGCCGAGAACGGCCTCGTCGAAGGCGACGCTCGATACGTCGACCGACTGTACGAAGAGCGCTGTGCAGCGGAGTGGGAGTGCGTTGCTCGTCCATCCGGAAGTGGCTCGTCCGGCGGCCCGTTCGACTACCCCGTCTTCTTGACCATCTACGCCCCGTACAGCGAGGGTCCTGAGTTCGTCTCCGCCCTCCACGAACGCGGCGGATGGGCGGCCGTCGACGCCGCCTACGCGAACCGACCAGTCTCCACAGAACAGATTTTCGACCCCTCGGCGTACCCCGACGAGCGACCAGTCGACGTGCGTATCGAAGACCGGTCGTCGGACGCGTGGACTCGATACGACCACGACCCAGTCGGTGACACCGTCGGTGAGGCGTCCATCTTCGCGATGTTCTGGAAACACGGCGCTATCGACCGAGACAACCTCCAGCGAAACACCGGTGCGTACTCGGCGTACAACTACTCTGCCGGTCCCTCTTCGGGGTGGGCCGGTGACCTCGTCGTGCCGTACCGCCCCACGTCGGACGAGACAGCGTCGGCAAACCCACACCAGCGGGCCTACGTCTGGAGGACGGTCTGGGACACCGAAGAAGACGCACGGCAGTTCGAGACGACGTACGTGAAGACGACGCTTCAACTCCGTCTGGGTGCGAAACGAGTCGCTCCGAACACCTACGTCGTAGAGGATGGTCCGTTCGCTGACGCCTACCGAGTGACGCGAACCGGCGACACCGTCACCATCGTCAACGCGCCGACCGCCGCGGAGTTGGATGCGGTGCATCGGCCGGCGTGA
- a CDS encoding digeranylgeranylglycerophospholipid reductase, translating to MTDNYDVIIAGAGPAGGQAARDLASRGYDVCVLETESRDEFPSRSNKSTAGTFPSTMSSFNIPDEVVMNFTDDVVLESPNYHYRRHQPGAVLEFADFKNWLVEESEADGAEYRFDARVSKPVMEDGKIVGVRYNGDQEVYGDIVIDATGPSAPLAKALDVCNLRREKQAIGIEYEFEGMNLDPDGYADLTDTMMLRLDHDMAPGGYSWIFHTGEDEAKVGVCYIQNEGHRHNAKSGYTIDDYLQHWVDTDPRFENAERIAGKQHRGSAHIQLPDRMSTDNFMAIGDTVPTVDPLWGEGIDKCMRSGRAAAVTADRALTHTDQDTSASELAIYDQLWHERVAPKVKNRLFMTEMLYRASNERYDALLKDIHRFSEDQLDDANGGNPLAMLRMMRFEDLSILASTAKEWFSN from the coding sequence ATGACAGACAACTATGATGTGATTATCGCAGGTGCTGGCCCTGCGGGTGGACAGGCGGCACGAGACCTCGCGTCCCGCGGGTACGACGTGTGCGTCCTCGAGACCGAGTCCAGAGACGAATTCCCCTCGCGGAGTAACAAGTCGACTGCCGGGACGTTCCCCTCTACGATGTCCTCGTTCAACATTCCGGACGAGGTTGTGATGAACTTCACCGACGACGTCGTCTTGGAGTCTCCAAACTACCACTACCGACGACACCAACCCGGTGCAGTCCTCGAGTTCGCCGATTTCAAGAACTGGCTCGTCGAGGAGTCCGAGGCCGACGGTGCAGAGTACCGATTCGACGCTCGCGTCTCGAAACCAGTGATGGAAGACGGGAAAATCGTGGGTGTGCGGTACAACGGCGACCAGGAGGTGTACGGTGACATCGTCATCGACGCGACCGGCCCGAGCGCGCCACTGGCGAAGGCGCTCGACGTCTGCAACCTGCGACGCGAGAAACAAGCGATCGGAATCGAATACGAGTTCGAGGGGATGAACCTCGACCCCGACGGCTACGCCGACCTCACGGACACGATGATGCTTCGACTCGACCACGACATGGCTCCGGGTGGCTACTCGTGGATTTTCCATACTGGTGAAGACGAGGCGAAAGTCGGCGTCTGTTACATCCAAAACGAAGGGCACCGACACAACGCCAAGTCTGGATACACGATCGACGACTACCTCCAGCACTGGGTCGACACCGACCCCCGCTTCGAGAACGCCGAGCGTATCGCGGGCAAACAGCACCGCGGGTCCGCACACATCCAGCTCCCCGACCGGATGAGCACGGACAACTTCATGGCGATCGGCGACACCGTCCCGACCGTAGACCCACTCTGGGGTGAGGGCATCGACAAGTGCATGCGTTCTGGCCGTGCCGCCGCCGTGACTGCCGACCGCGCACTCACCCACACCGACCAAGACACGTCTGCGTCGGAACTCGCGATCTACGACCAACTGTGGCACGAGCGCGTCGCACCCAAGGTGAAAAACCGGCTGTTCATGACCGAGATGCTCTACCGCGCCTCCAACGAACGCTACGACGCACTCCTGAAGGACATCCACCGCTTCTCCGAAGACCAGTTAGACGACGCGAACGGTGGCAACCCCCTCGCGATGCTCCGAATGATGAGATTCGAAGACCTCTCGATTCTCGCCTCGACGGCGAAAGAGTGGTTCTCGAACTGA
- a CDS encoding cysteine hydrolase family protein → MALDPTRTAVVVVDMQNGFCHPDGSLFSPASDAAVEAVTTLVSLAREEGARVVYTRDVHPPEQFDDAHYYDEFERWGEHVVEGTWDAELLGDLDVRDDDLVVEKHTYDAFYQTQLDGWLDAHGVDDLLICGTLANVCVLHTAGSAGLRDYRPILVTDALGYIEDAHKEYAVEHADWLFGETTTLDDVEFE, encoded by the coding sequence ATGGCACTCGACCCGACACGGACCGCAGTGGTCGTCGTCGACATGCAAAACGGGTTCTGTCACCCGGACGGGAGTCTCTTTTCGCCGGCGAGCGATGCGGCCGTCGAGGCCGTCACAACTCTCGTCTCGCTGGCCCGCGAGGAAGGCGCACGGGTGGTTTACACGCGAGACGTACACCCACCGGAGCAGTTCGACGACGCCCACTACTACGACGAGTTCGAGCGATGGGGCGAACACGTCGTCGAGGGCACGTGGGACGCCGAGTTACTCGGCGACCTCGACGTTCGAGACGACGACCTCGTGGTGGAGAAACACACCTACGACGCCTTCTACCAGACACAGTTAGACGGATGGCTCGACGCCCACGGCGTCGACGACCTGCTCATCTGCGGGACGCTCGCGAACGTCTGTGTGCTCCACACCGCTGGGAGCGCCGGCCTCCGCGACTATCGTCCAATCCTCGTCACGGACGCTCTCGGCTACATCGAAGACGCACACAAGGAGTACGCCGTCGAACACGCCGACTGGTTGTTCGGCGAGACGACGACGCTCGACGACGTCGAATTCGAGTGA
- a CDS encoding matrixin, with protein sequence MRGLPILLAFLITLAGCTAPVSLDDEGPTVETSTEIAAPPTTTPPTESTATTSTPSTGVTETATPPPETASTAAQTTTEQATETTTYPPASGYGPWGADPVLVDVEAPNDGRDYESLVREATVFWERNDARYLGYEIEYAVTTDARNPDIVVRFSETIPECSGQVDAVGCAPYITDARQIDRPETVYVMTGFGDDSTVEIIEHELGHTLGLTHGDEPAELMNATGILYTLPRTNATDRVFPWDDPDFTVYVDDSGAADSDGARDQIRHAFDYYAAGAPGMPDNLTFTYVNDPGDADIHISFSDTSPCGTGSASCAAVTGYDPDGDRALETYDSFRVVLVDLDTDAVGWHVGYWTAHYLGAEDDADKPEPFQNATYTERRSEWWE encoded by the coding sequence ATGCGAGGTCTCCCGATTCTGCTCGCCTTCCTCATCACGCTCGCAGGGTGTACGGCACCTGTTTCGCTCGATGACGAGGGGCCAACAGTCGAGACCTCGACCGAGATTGCGGCGCCGCCGACCACGACGCCACCCACGGAGTCGACGGCGACCACGAGCACGCCCTCGACCGGTGTGACCGAAACGGCGACGCCACCACCGGAGACAGCGTCGACAGCAGCCCAGACGACGACGGAGCAGGCGACGGAAACGACGACGTACCCGCCTGCGTCGGGATACGGGCCGTGGGGTGCAGACCCAGTTCTCGTCGACGTGGAGGCGCCGAACGACGGGCGAGACTACGAGTCACTGGTTCGTGAGGCGACGGTGTTCTGGGAGCGGAACGACGCGCGATATCTCGGCTACGAAATCGAGTACGCGGTGACCACCGACGCGCGGAACCCCGACATCGTCGTTCGGTTCTCGGAGACGATTCCAGAGTGCAGTGGGCAGGTCGACGCCGTCGGGTGCGCGCCGTACATCACCGACGCCCGCCAAATCGACCGTCCCGAGACGGTGTACGTTATGACTGGGTTCGGAGACGACTCCACCGTCGAAATCATCGAACACGAGTTAGGGCACACGCTCGGACTCACCCACGGTGACGAACCGGCCGAGTTGATGAACGCGACGGGTATCCTCTACACGCTCCCGCGCACGAACGCCACCGACAGAGTGTTCCCGTGGGACGACCCCGACTTCACGGTGTACGTCGACGACTCCGGTGCGGCGGACTCCGATGGCGCGCGCGACCAGATTCGACACGCCTTCGACTACTACGCTGCGGGTGCGCCGGGGATGCCCGACAACCTCACGTTCACCTACGTCAACGACCCCGGAGACGCGGATATCCACATCTCGTTTTCAGACACGTCGCCGTGTGGGACCGGGAGTGCCTCGTGTGCCGCCGTCACTGGATACGACCCCGACGGCGACAGAGCACTGGAGACGTACGACAGTTTCCGTGTCGTCCTCGTCGACCTCGACACCGACGCTGTCGGGTGGCACGTCGGCTACTGGACGGCGCACTATCTGGGCGCAGAAGACGACGCCGACAAACCCGAACCCTTCCAGAACGCCACGTACACTGAACGACGAAGTGAGTGGTGGGAGTGA
- a CDS encoding TIGR00296 family protein produces MSEAQTVHLTYEDGARAVELARESVESYVLHGQREQPGSMRDAFYARTGAFVRIKSTRGRGRLRGCAGAYRGKDQLGHAIVDAAIKAASGDSCQTEIEAPELPNLNISVCIVNSYTLTNDPVADIELGKHGIAIDAGGTHGWMYPTLPLELGWSKEEFLTNACRKSGLSPLAWQDDDTMITLFEGQVFREREDGGSVEAL; encoded by the coding sequence ATGTCCGAGGCGCAGACCGTACACCTCACCTACGAGGATGGGGCGCGGGCGGTCGAACTGGCGCGGGAATCGGTCGAATCGTACGTTCTTCACGGGCAACGAGAACAACCGGGCAGTATGCGAGATGCCTTTTACGCACGAACTGGGGCGTTCGTGCGCATCAAGTCGACCCGTGGGCGAGGACGACTTCGAGGCTGTGCAGGTGCCTATCGTGGAAAAGACCAACTTGGGCACGCCATCGTCGACGCCGCCATCAAGGCAGCGTCCGGCGACTCGTGTCAGACGGAAATCGAAGCACCAGAGCTACCAAACCTCAACATCTCCGTCTGCATCGTTAACAGTTACACACTGACTAACGACCCTGTTGCAGACATCGAACTCGGGAAACACGGCATCGCCATCGACGCCGGCGGCACCCACGGATGGATGTATCCGACGCTCCCACTCGAGCTTGGATGGTCCAAAGAAGAGTTCCTCACGAACGCGTGCCGAAAATCCGGTCTCTCCCCACTCGCGTGGCAGGACGACGACACGATGATTACGCTCTTCGAAGGGCAGGTCTTCCGTGAGCGCGAAGACGGCGGCAGCGTCGAAGCGCTGTAA
- a CDS encoding nicotinate phosphoribosyltransferase, whose product MTEFDIVGPEAIREGVATDAYFERTEATLRHAGKNPRVVAEVTADQFPDGEFEVFAGVKDAAALLEGHDVDVDAMHEGQLFDGGPVMRIEGDYLEFARLETSLLGFLSHASGCATAALDARVAAPDSTVLSFGARHVHPSIAAMVERSALVAGLDGFSHVAAGDILGREASGTMPHALIIAFGRDKQEDAFRAFDEAVPEGVPRVALCDTYGDEVGEVLSAVDALGDHLDSVRLDTTSSRRGNFRHIVREVRWELDARGHEDVGIFVSGGLGPTELRELRDVVAGFGVGGYISNANPVDFALDIVEVEGELAAKRGKLSGVKEVYRTADGGHHVGLRGRPGPTDSESLLKPLIRDGELVREFDLDAATRRTREDAQKVGFGEE is encoded by the coding sequence ATGACTGAGTTCGACATCGTCGGTCCCGAGGCCATCCGCGAAGGCGTCGCGACTGACGCCTACTTCGAGCGGACTGAGGCCACTCTCCGACACGCGGGAAAGAACCCCCGCGTCGTCGCCGAGGTGACGGCGGACCAGTTCCCCGACGGGGAGTTCGAGGTGTTCGCCGGTGTGAAAGACGCCGCGGCACTCCTCGAAGGCCACGACGTCGACGTCGACGCCATGCACGAGGGCCAACTGTTCGACGGCGGCCCAGTGATGCGAATCGAGGGAGACTATCTCGAATTCGCTCGCCTCGAAACCTCTCTTCTCGGATTCCTCTCGCACGCGTCGGGGTGCGCGACGGCCGCACTCGACGCGCGAGTCGCCGCCCCCGACTCCACCGTGCTCTCGTTCGGTGCCCGCCACGTCCATCCGTCTATCGCCGCGATGGTCGAGCGAAGCGCGCTCGTCGCCGGACTCGACGGCTTCTCACACGTCGCCGCCGGCGACATTCTCGGCCGCGAAGCGAGCGGCACCATGCCGCACGCGTTGATAATCGCCTTCGGCCGCGACAAGCAGGAAGACGCCTTCCGGGCCTTCGACGAAGCAGTGCCCGAAGGTGTCCCACGAGTCGCACTCTGTGACACCTACGGCGACGAAGTCGGCGAAGTCCTCTCCGCAGTCGATGCGCTCGGGGACCACCTCGACAGCGTTCGCCTCGACACCACGTCGTCGCGCCGCGGGAACTTCCGCCACATCGTCCGCGAGGTTCGCTGGGAACTCGACGCACGTGGCCACGAAGACGTCGGTATCTTCGTCAGCGGCGGTCTCGGACCCACAGAACTGCGCGAACTGCGAGACGTCGTCGCCGGATTCGGCGTCGGAGGCTACATCTCCAACGCGAACCCGGTGGACTTCGCGCTCGATATCGTCGAAGTCGAAGGCGAACTCGCGGCCAAGCGCGGCAAGCTCTCGGGCGTCAAGGAGGTCTATCGCACGGCGGACGGCGGCCACCACGTTGGCCTGCGTGGCCGACCCGGCCCGACGGACAGCGAGTCGCTCCTCAAACCACTCATTCGCGACGGCGAACTCGTCCGCGAGTTCGACCTCGACGCGGCGACGCGGCGAACCCGTGAAGACGCGCAGAAGGTCGGATTCGGCGAGGAGTAG